Proteins co-encoded in one Schistocerca cancellata isolate TAMUIC-IGC-003103 chromosome 5, iqSchCanc2.1, whole genome shotgun sequence genomic window:
- the LOC126187671 gene encoding uncharacterized protein LOC126187671, with product MSSLFYWYCFDSAVTRRVLKYRRTRRLWIHPINSDRHLGEFFSLHEELKNYPEKFYSYYRMNHNTFQYVLQNIQDKISKQNTNFRRSITAEEKLCITIRYLSTGISFHTLASSFRLGVSTVSVLVKDVCMAIWESLAPIHLPTPTVSRFKEIASEMHTRWGFPNCVGCIDGKHIRVQCPKLSGSMFYNYKQYYSIVLQAVADANYKFIAVDVGAYGKQSDAGVFKESMLYKKLTNGELLLPPPTRLEGMCQELPYVILGDEAYPLLENLMRPFPRRNLDNEKILYNDMHSRARKVVECAFGIMTNKWRLLRKEIETSVDVADHIVKCICLLHNIVIDREGCNVEAEKFCNNADMQTAGATFNRNSTLRSKTVRNTFVEYFVKNAT from the exons atgtcttcactcttttattggtattgttttgactctgcagtaactcgtcgagttttgaagtacagaagaactaggaggttatggattcatcccataaatagcgacagacatttaggagagtttttttctttacatgaagaacttaaaaactatcctgaaaaattttattcatattacagaatgaatcataatacatttcagtatgtgctgcagaacattcaagacaaaatttcgaaacagaacacaaattttcgcagaagtataacagcagaagaaaaattgtgtataacgataag gtatctgtccactggcatctcctttcatacactagcatcgtcattccgattaggagtgtccaccgtatcagtgttggtgaaagacgtttgtatggccatatgggagtcacttgctcccattcatttaccaacgccaactgtttctcgatttaaagaaattgccagtgaaatgcatacgagatggggatttccaaactgtgttggatgtatagacgggaagcacatacgtgtccaatgtcctaaactttctggcagcatgttttacaattacaaacagtattattcgattgtactccaagcagttgctgatgcaaattacaaatttatagctgtggatgttggtgcctacggtaaacagtctgatgcaggtgtgtttaaagaaagtatgttatataagaaacttacaaatggggagctgttattaccgccaccaacaagacttgaaggaatgtgtcaggaactaccgtatgtcattttgggagatgaagcttaccccttattagagaatttgatgagaccttttcctcggagaaatttggacaacgagaagattctatacaatgatatgcattccagagcaagaaaagttgttgaatgtgcatttggtataatgaccaataaatggagactactgaggaaggaaattgaaacatccgttgacgtagctgatcacatagtcaagtgcatttgtctacttcataatattgtcattgacagagaaggatgcaatgttgaagctgaaaagttttgtaacaatgctgatatgcagacagctggtgccacattcaacagaaattccacattacgttcgaaaactgtcaggaacacttttgttgaatatttcgttaaaaatgcaacttaa